TCAGGAGACCACCAGCAATCTCATCGGAAACGCGGTGCTCATGATGCTCGAGAGCTCGGCGCTGCTCGCCGAGCTGCGAGGCGCGCCGGACAAGATGTCTGCCGCGGTGGAGGAGTTCCTGCGCCTCGAGAGCCCGGTGCAGATCACCGCGCGGGTGATGCTCGAAGACGTCACCATCGACGGCTTCACGCTGCAACAGGGGCAGCACGTGAACCTCGGAATCGGAGCGGCCAACCGAGACGAGGAGCAGTTCCCAGACGCCGACGCGTTCTCTCTGACGCGCTCTCCGAACCGACATCTCGCCTTCGGTGCCGGCATCCACTTCTGTCTTGGCGCCTATCTTGCGCGCCTGCAAGGGAGGGTGGCGCTCAGCGCGCTCATCGAGCGATACCCCCGGATGCGCCTGGTGGGGTACGAGCGCATCCCCAACATGTCGTTTCGCGGCATGAAGACGCTCCACATCGCGCTCAACCCAGCCTGACGCCCACTGCGCCCTGTCAGTTCGCGCGATTCAGGCTCAACCCGCCCTGACGCGCGGTCACCGCACTCAGTCGAGTCGCTCGACGGCCTCCTGGGCGCATCCCCAGGAGAGAGAGACGCCCGCACCCCCGTGGCCGTAGCAGTGAACGATGAGGGAACGCCCCTTTCGCTCTCGCTCGAGCCGCACGGTGGGGCGACCCGGGCGCAGGCCCACCGCGCGCCCGATGACCTCTGCGCCCCGCAGGATGGGGACGATCTCGATGGCGCGCCGGATCATGGCCGCCTCTGTGGCCGGGTCGGGCTCGAGGCTGTCACTGTGCGCCTGGGCGGTTCCCCCCACGATGAGCTCGTCACCTCGCGGGATGAGGTAGGTGAGTCCACGCGGGCCTTCGTCATCGCACCAGAACTTCTTCACGCCGCGGTTCTCGAGACGCACGATCTGTCCGCGAACGGGGTAGACCCCGAGATCGGGGACCAGCTCGCGGGCCCCCAGTCCGGTGCAGTTCACCACCCGCGCGTGATCCACGTCTTCGAGGCTCGAGAGCGTGGCCTCTTCGAAGGTGGCCCCCAGGCGCTGGCATCGCTGCTCGAGCCAGGGCATGTAGCGGTCCATGGGCACGAGCGGCACCTTTGCGCGCCAGGTCTTGGCGTATTCTGGCAGGTGGGGCGGTCCGGCTGTCTCCTCGAAGTCGCGCACCACGTCTGCCCACGACGGTTGCGGCGCGCGGGCGTCAGCCTGCAGGTCGACCATCTCGAGGGTGCGGATGCCCGTGGCCGGATTCTCTTCGAGCTTCTCGAAGGCGCGCAGCGACAGGCGAAACCACGTCAGGACACGGTCGGCGGGCTCCGCGAGGTACGGGTAGGCGATGGCGGCCGCCACGTCGGAGGTGGTGCGCGGGGTGCGTTCGCGTGCCACCACGTGCACGGCCCAGCCCTTCTCGAGCAGCAGCGATGCGCAGCTCAGGCCCACCACGCCCGCGCCGAGCACGACTGCGGTTGTCTTTGGCATGCCGCGGCCATTCTGGCGATGCCCGGTCATGTCCTGTGTGCCGCTGGGGGAAGGGCCGTTCGCGGGAATCGCGGCCTTCGAGCGCGAATCGACGCCTCACGCGGATCACGCGACCGCAACATCGGCCGCTCACACCGGAGCGGCCTCACCTCCAGGGAGCCGCCTTGCCCAGAACTGTCTCACCCCGCCGTGCGGTATTCGCCCTGCTCGCCCTCGTGGTGGGCTTTGTCGTCATCGCCCCGCCCCCCGCTGGCGCGCTTTCGAAGAGCGTCATCCTGCGCCTGCGGGCGGCGGCTCGGGCCCAGTACCCGGACGCGGGTGACGTGATGCGCCGCTACAGCGTCATGGTGTACCGCGGAAAGGCCTACGCCACGACGCGCGGCACAGTGAAGGGGGTGGAGACCGTGGCGGTGTGGGAGTACGTGCCTGACGCGTGGCACTGCATCTTCGACTACCCGAAGACCGAATCGGCTTCTCCCCAGGTGACCCAGCGATATCGCGCCTACGGGTTCACGGCGCGCCAGCAGAATGCGGTGCTCGCGAAGCCGAAGCCGTTTCCGGATTCGTGACGTCGGCGCAGGGACGGGCCCTGGCCGAGGGCGAATCCCCCGCACGACCGAGCGGCCTCGAGCGGGCTCCTGGTCCACCAACGAAGCGAGGAATGCCATGATCACCAAGGACAAGGTCGTGTCGATGCACTACACCCTGAAGGACGATGAGGGGAACGTCATCGACGCCTCCGAGGGCGAGCCTCTCGAGTTCCTGCACGGGCACGCCAACATCATCCCAGGGCTCGAGAAGGCGCTGAGCGGCCTCGCCGTCGGCGACAAGAAGCACGTCGAGGTCCAGCCGGAAGAGGGCTATGGCGCCTACGACGCCGAGCTTGTCGACCGCATCGGGCGCGATCAGTTCAAGGGCAACCTCCCGCCGGTGGGGTCTACGGTCGAGCTCCACTCCGACCAGGGTGACGTGCTCATCGGACGCATCAGCGAGGTCACCGAACAGCACGTGGTGTTCGACGCCAACCATCCGCTGGCGGGCAAGCGACTTCACTTCGATGTCGAGATCGCCGACGTTCGCGACGCCTCGCCCGACGAGATCGAGCACGGCCATCCGCACGGCGCCCACGGGCACCACCACCACGACCACGAAGAGGGCGACGCCTGCGGCGAGGGCGGCTGCGGCGCGTGCGGCGATGGCGGCTGCGGCGACGAGGCCTGCGACTGCAGCCATCCCCACTAGATGATCATCCGACCCACATGGTGCCCGGGCTGCGCGTCGAAGCTTCGCACGCGCCGCCTGGGGCCCCGCAACGAGCCTCACCCGCACTGCCCGGCGTGCGGCTTCGTTCATTACGACAATCCCGTCCCGTGCGTGGGCGTTCTGGTGATGCACGACGGGCGCCTGCTGCTCGGAAAGCGCCGCCAGAACCCGTTTCGCGGATGGTGGAACGTGCTCGGCGGCTTCGTCGAGGGGCGCGAGCACCCGGAAGAGACCGCGGTGCGCGAGGTGCTCGAAGAGGCCGGGGTCGAGGTGCGCCTCGAAGGTTTGCAGGGCATCTACATCGATCGCTACGGCAAGACGCCCGAGATCACGATGAACCTCGTCTACCGAGGCACCCTGATCTCGGGCGAGCCGCAGGCGGGCGACGACATCGCCGCGCTGCGCTGGTTCGCGCCGCACGAGATCGATGTGTCGCGCATCGCATTCGCCTGCGGGCGGACCGCGGTGACGGCGCTGCTGGCAGACTGGCCGCGCGACTGACGACAGGTTGGGCAGGCGGGGTGCTGCGTGCGCAGCGATGAGGTGGCTTCGCCTGAATGAGAAGGGATATTGTCATGGAGCGCCGCGATATGGTGTTCGTGCCCACGTGCCTGGAGCGCAAGGCTCATCGCGAATCAGCCCTGCTTTCTGTCTTGAAGCGCAGCTCGTCCATCTTCTTCATCTTCGTCTACCTGGTCTTTCTCGCCGTCATGTTCTTCATCTTTGTGCGTGAGGTTGGCGAAGGCAATCACAGGGTGAACATCCCGTATGGGCTGTACGGCCTGGGGCTTGGGGGCATCACGGCCTTTTTTCTGATTCGCGAACAGGTCCGGCGCTTTCAGGGGCCAGACCCTGTCGACGCGAATCACGGCATCCACATCGACACTGAAGCGGGCGTCATCTACGCAAGCGACGGGGTCACGTCGGTTGTGCCCCTTGATGACGTTGAGGCGCTCTACACGAATGCCCTTCTCAATGACAAGTGCCTTTGGGTCAATGTCGAGCCTTCCGAACACCGTGCCTCACGACAGAGACACTTCAGGGACTACCTCGACAAGCATGGGTTCGACTGGCCGAAGGTACCGGACTTTGCAGTGTTCCTGGCCTGCAAGCGCGGGACCGTTGCGGTCTGTCAAACAGATCGTCTCGAGGCAATGCTAGTCGCGGGACAGCGGTTGAGGGGGCTGCTGGGGCGCCCTTTCTACTGTAGCAACGGCTACAACGCCGACGCGCTCGTGGCGCGTAGCGCTGAAGCGGGACGCGAAGCTTCGTCTGGCCTCGCTGCTGAGAGCCCGCAGGGGAAGGAAGACTGGATCAGCTGGCGGCTGGCGCAGGGGAGGAAGGGCGCAGCGCTCACCAGCAGGGCAACTGCCGAGGGGTATCGTCTCACCCTCACAGACACCGCTGGCGTGCTCTGGATGATGCTGGTGCTCGCAATGTGCGTGCTCATCGGCTACTGCGCGCACGACAGTCTCGTCTTGCTTGGCTGTCGCACTGTCTACGTCGTCGCCTTCACGATCGCTCTCTGTGCGGCGAGCGTGGCTCTGTGGTGGCCCTCGGCGCGCCTGCACGTTGACATCTCTCGTCGTCAGGTGCGGATCTCGGAAGGAAGGTTCTATGCGCCCGTCGAGTTTCCCGTGGACGCCATCCACGACATCTATAACGCAACGTTCGCGCTTGGGGCGGTCGTCATTGAGCTCGGGAGGTTTGATTCGCAGACGATCACCACCCGCCAAGACGCCGAGGCCTTCGGG
This region of Pseudomonadota bacterium genomic DNA includes:
- a CDS encoding NUDIX domain-containing protein; the encoded protein is MIIRPTWCPGCASKLRTRRLGPRNEPHPHCPACGFVHYDNPVPCVGVLVMHDGRLLLGKRRQNPFRGWWNVLGGFVEGREHPEETAVREVLEEAGVEVRLEGLQGIYIDRYGKTPEITMNLVYRGTLISGEPQAGDDIAALRWFAPHEIDVSRIAFACGRTAVTALLADWPRD
- a CDS encoding peptidylprolyl isomerase; amino-acid sequence: MITKDKVVSMHYTLKDDEGNVIDASEGEPLEFLHGHANIIPGLEKALSGLAVGDKKHVEVQPEEGYGAYDAELVDRIGRDQFKGNLPPVGSTVELHSDQGDVLIGRISEVTEQHVVFDANHPLAGKRLHFDVEIADVRDASPDEIEHGHPHGAHGHHHHDHEEGDACGEGGCGACGDGGCGDEACDCSHPH
- a CDS encoding FAD-binding oxidoreductase — protein: MTGHRQNGRGMPKTTAVVLGAGVVGLSCASLLLEKGWAVHVVARERTPRTTSDVAAAIAYPYLAEPADRVLTWFRLSLRAFEKLEENPATGIRTLEMVDLQADARAPQPSWADVVRDFEETAGPPHLPEYAKTWRAKVPLVPMDRYMPWLEQRCQRLGATFEEATLSSLEDVDHARVVNCTGLGARELVPDLGVYPVRGQIVRLENRGVKKFWCDDEGPRGLTYLIPRGDELIVGGTAQAHSDSLEPDPATEAAMIRRAIEIVPILRGAEVIGRAVGLRPGRPTVRLERERKGRSLIVHCYGHGGAGVSLSWGCAQEAVERLD